In one window of Tripterygium wilfordii isolate XIE 37 chromosome 1, ASM1340144v1, whole genome shotgun sequence DNA:
- the LOC119998915 gene encoding WD repeat-containing protein 53: MAEPRRLRGHKATATCCVASRDRPGIVATAGEDGCVCMFDMRCKEAQHMMDVGEEPITSLCFKPGNEDIIYVSSGKEVKCFDVHMATSWNPLETYNYNKEEINQIVCNSKAAFLACADDSGDVKIIDIRQHCLYKSLRAGHSSICSSVQFVPWRPWEVITGGLDSKLVMWDFSKGRPYKVVDFGLPDTSASSAGQCLNPAFVHAIAVPDADMLDASGKICAVARGDGAVDVINIESEVACSRLKNSKPRKRSQSMSKDKSVASGESNQNGSSRLHLDYSMGGHTAAASCVAFSLFGERGKFVISGGNDRSVKVWCCSRYLEEGHSGSNRDLLHLNISLNKKVNWLCTTPTESENLIVCDTTKVVKVFSVL, from the exons ATGGCGGAGCCAAGACGATTGAGAGGACACAAAGCCACCGCCACCTGCTGCGTCGCATCACGTGACCGGCCTGGCATCGTCGCAACCGCGGGAGAG GATGGGTGCGTTTGTATGTTTGATATGAGATGCAAAGAAGCACAACATATGATGGATGTTGGGGAGGAACCTATCACTTCTTTATGTTTCAAGCCCG GGAACGAAGATATCATCTATGTTTCTTCAGGAAAAGAAGTAAAGTGTTTTGATGTGCATATG GCTACATCATGGAATCCATTGGAGACTTACAACTATAACAAAGAGGAGATAAATCAG ATAGTTTGCAACTCTAAGGCTGCTTTTCTTGCTTGTGCTGATGACAGTGGTGATGTTaag ATCATCGACATCCGCCAGCATTGCCTATATAAGTCTTTGAGAGCTGGTCACTCAAGT ATATGCAGCAGTGTGCAATTTGTTCCTTGGAGACCTTGGGAAG TGATTACTGGAGGGCTTGATTCAAAGCTTGTTATGTGGGACTTCTCTAAAGGGCGGCCTTACAAAGTTGTCGATTTTG GGTTGCCTGATACAAGTGCTAGTAGTGCGGGACAGTGTTTAAATCCTGCTTTTGTTCATGCGATAGCGGTTCCAGATGCTGATATGTTAGACGCGTCAGGCAAGATATGTGCCGTGGCTAGAGGTGATGGTGCAGTTGATGTGATTAATATCGAATCAGAAGTTGCCTGTAGTAGGTTAAAGAACTCAAAACCCCGTAAGAGATCTCAGTCAATGTCTAAAGACAAATCAGTGGCCAGTGGGGAATCGAATCAAAATGGAAGCAGTAGGTTGCATCTGGATTACTCCATGGGTGGCCATACTGCTGCTGCATCTTGTGTAGCGTTTTCATTGTTTGGGGAAAGGGGGAAGTTTGTAATTTCTGGCGGAAATGATAGGTCAGTAAAGGTCTGGTGTTGCTCCAGATATCTTGAGGAAGGACATTCTGGCAGCAACAGAGATCTTCTGCATCTGAACATCAGTCTGAACAAAAAG GTCAACTGGCTGTGCACCACGCCAACTGAGTCGGAAAATCTTATCGTCTGCGACACAACCAAAGTTGTTAAAGTCTTCTCTGTTTTATAA
- the LOC119998935 gene encoding uncharacterized protein LOC119998935: MHLRIQIQHQPCSQETGHLPGLKAETIYKMSGIGAKIIKGSHDQDREQGFLPPFKSKLKLMGGRPILMVRKGIKERNDKSNEPVSHWRVGLREWRRSCQISKAGLRRSPPLMKALRSWWKS, from the exons ATGCATCTGAGAATCCAGATACAACACCAACCATGTTCACAAGAAACAGGACACTTGCCAGGTTTGAAAGCGGAAACAATATACAAAATGAG CGGTATCGGAGCCAAGATTATAAAGGGAAGTCATGACCAAGATCGAGAGCAAGGATTTCTTCCACCGTTCAAAAGCAAACTCAAACTCATGGGAGGGAGACCAATCCTGATGGTAAGGAAAGGAATTAAGGAAAGGAATGACAAGTCCAATGAACCTGTGTCTCATTGGAGGGTCGGCTTGCGAGAATGGAGACGGTCGTGTCAGATCTCCAAGGCCGGCTTAAGGAGATCACCCCCACTTATGAAGGCCTTGAGGTCATGGTGGAAGAGCTAA